One stretch of Pyxidicoccus trucidator DNA includes these proteins:
- a CDS encoding GNAT family N-acetyltransferase, translating to MPAFSTLVRPFNVKATVLQLKRGYHGACWAPPARLEPAHKQAIYDALREVSTLAFGADMTLYWRDRAAGGYLDKLTRFYFIHSEDDRVVGWTGYHRLKLAGRTCLYLDSTGVLPELQNTGIMTRLFGHFLLGELLRAGPQGLYVSMRTENPVVYQAFYKVAGERNIFPSLSVPVPDKVQEMGRQLAAWLGQSDKFDAPSLRVKGAYDNLDALYGELPTCDDDGINRYFRQHLRPVDAFLVLARLSNPGTLLSLAARRLGTALRKSRTRRGPALEDTAA from the coding sequence ATGCCAGCCTTTTCCACGCTCGTCCGTCCGTTCAACGTCAAAGCCACGGTCCTCCAGCTCAAGCGCGGCTATCACGGCGCGTGCTGGGCGCCTCCGGCCAGACTGGAGCCGGCACACAAGCAAGCCATCTACGACGCGCTCCGCGAGGTCTCGACACTCGCGTTCGGCGCGGACATGACGCTCTACTGGCGCGACCGGGCTGCCGGCGGATACCTGGACAAGCTCACCCGCTTCTATTTCATCCACAGCGAGGATGACCGCGTCGTCGGGTGGACCGGCTACCACCGGCTGAAGCTGGCCGGGCGGACGTGCCTGTACCTGGACTCGACGGGCGTGCTCCCCGAGCTCCAGAACACCGGCATCATGACGAGGCTGTTCGGGCACTTCCTGCTCGGGGAGCTGCTGCGCGCAGGCCCTCAGGGCCTCTACGTCTCCATGCGTACGGAGAACCCCGTCGTCTACCAGGCCTTCTACAAGGTGGCCGGTGAGCGAAACATCTTCCCCAGTCTCTCGGTCCCCGTCCCGGACAAGGTCCAGGAGATGGGCCGCCAGCTCGCCGCATGGCTCGGACAGAGCGACAAGTTCGACGCGCCGTCGCTGCGGGTGAAGGGGGCGTACGACAACCTCGATGCGCTCTACGGTGAGCTGCCCACCTGCGACGACGACGGCATCAACCGCTACTTCCGCCAACACCTGCGTCCCGTGGACGCCTTCCTCGTGCTGGCGAGGCTGTCCAACCCGGGCACCCTGCTGTCGCTCGCAGCGAGGCGGTTGGGCACCGCACTGCGAAAGAGCCGCACGCGCCGCGGGCCGGCGCTGGAGGACACCGCCGCCTGA
- a CDS encoding condensation domain-containing protein: RYSSQDDVCVGFPIANRNLPALEGLIGFFANTLVLRSRLPPSSSFLQLLAHVRTAALGAYAHQDVPFDKLVEHINPQRDLSRSPLFQAMFSLQNTPIAELELPGLVLQPMEQPSQTAKFELLLSLSETREGFSGILEYNTDLFTADTASRMAEHFCLLLADALAHPERRLDQLSPLVAPSPLQLTGHTLDATPPAGIAPTPHSSAPLSPVQLTLAGIWKELLSLQQVGIHDNFFALGGNSILSILVIARLQEAGLSLRAEQIFQKPTIAELAPLVTGARNSEEQGVVTGVVPLTPIQRWFFETCEQQAHHFNQAVMLEVTEGVEGAALEKAIQKLLEHHDALRLRFSPAGNGWKQESAGAGSPFELKQVDVSGLAHAEQAAVISQVAEEIQQSLELAEGQLLRAALFHRGQGRTGRLLLVIHHLGVDGVSWRTLLEDLEKAYRQLKNGDEAALGAKTTSFKTWAERLEPYARTQAVEEQLPYWEMQGKEHLGRLPVDKEGTSNTVASEDHVTVRLEEEETRALLQEVPGAYQARSDEVLLAALAAAMERWTGQGRLRVDLEGHGREELFEDVDLSRTVGWFTALYPVVLDLAGAETPEDRLQAVSAHLKRVPMKGLGYGLLRYSGRDEVVKRLKELPPAEVVFNYLGQFDASASKPPLFRPTKEETGPARSRQGLRSHLLEVNGLVFNWQLELTWSFSKNLHERATIERLAQDFMSELRSFIRRRKVATGNGHTPAGLLPARLERIAQLTLHDQQMLGMALLVELEDGRRFQVAQGTSNPTGTPYAQTTRVVVGSLTKMFTAVAVLQCIEEGRLSLEDTVEAWLPWSVRAKAITVRDLLAHTSGLPDYLGLLTARDGANKPWAPRALVELVEHEPSVPRGHYSNTNYVVLGLIVEALTGHTWEEEISRRIIQPLGLSHTLPFTEAPPEELAGAWRRSTGGWEDIRQVWHPSCGWAAGGMSSTTEELVTFGRALFSGALFRNPASLAAMRSYGVRGTPRMAGDVEHELGLCLHLFRVSGLTLEGHLGVRPGYTAALLHDPETRAIVAVTANTHGALTAFAGVKALEAVRRATS, translated from the coding sequence CTCGCTACTCCTCCCAGGACGACGTCTGCGTCGGCTTCCCCATTGCCAACCGCAACCTCCCCGCTCTCGAGGGCCTCATCGGCTTCTTCGCCAACACCCTCGTCCTGCGCTCCCGCCTGCCCCCCTCATCCTCCTTCCTCCAGCTGCTCGCCCACGTGCGCACCGCCGCCCTCGGCGCCTATGCGCACCAGGACGTCCCCTTCGACAAGCTCGTCGAGCACATCAACCCGCAGCGTGACCTGAGCCGCTCCCCTCTCTTCCAGGCCATGTTCTCTCTTCAGAACACACCCATTGCGGAGCTGGAGCTTCCCGGGCTCGTGCTCCAGCCCATGGAGCAACCCAGTCAGACGGCCAAGTTCGAGCTGCTCCTCTCCCTCTCAGAGACCCGTGAAGGCTTCTCCGGAATCCTGGAGTACAACACCGACCTCTTCACGGCGGACACCGCATCCCGGATGGCGGAGCACTTCTGCCTGCTCCTCGCTGATGCCCTCGCCCATCCCGAGCGTCGGCTCGACCAGCTGTCTCCGCTCGTCGCGCCTTCGCCTCTCCAGCTGACCGGTCACACCCTCGACGCCACTCCCCCCGCCGGCATCGCGCCCACTCCTCACTCCTCCGCCCCGCTCTCTCCCGTGCAGCTCACGCTTGCCGGCATCTGGAAGGAGCTCCTCTCCCTTCAGCAGGTCGGCATCCACGACAACTTCTTTGCCCTCGGTGGCAATTCAATATTGTCCATTCTGGTGATTGCCCGCCTTCAGGAAGCAGGGCTGAGCCTGAGGGCTGAGCAGATCTTCCAGAAGCCAACCATCGCTGAGCTCGCGCCGCTGGTGACCGGGGCACGGAATTCGGAAGAGCAAGGCGTGGTGACCGGCGTGGTGCCGTTGACCCCCATCCAGCGATGGTTCTTCGAGACCTGCGAACAGCAGGCGCATCACTTCAACCAGGCCGTGATGCTGGAAGTCACGGAGGGCGTGGAGGGAGCAGCCCTGGAGAAGGCGATACAGAAGCTGCTGGAACATCATGATGCACTGCGGTTGCGCTTCAGCCCTGCTGGCAATGGCTGGAAGCAGGAGAGTGCTGGGGCCGGGAGCCCCTTCGAGCTGAAGCAGGTGGACGTCTCCGGGCTTGCACACGCGGAGCAGGCAGCGGTCATTTCCCAGGTGGCGGAGGAGATTCAGCAAAGCCTCGAGCTGGCCGAGGGCCAGCTGCTGAGAGCGGCGCTCTTCCACCGCGGACAAGGACGCACGGGGAGACTGCTGCTGGTCATCCACCACCTGGGGGTGGATGGAGTCTCATGGCGGACGCTGCTCGAGGATCTCGAAAAAGCCTACAGGCAGCTGAAGAACGGGGATGAGGCCGCGCTGGGCGCGAAGACAACGTCCTTCAAGACCTGGGCTGAGCGTCTGGAGCCGTACGCCAGGACGCAAGCCGTGGAAGAGCAACTCCCGTACTGGGAGATGCAAGGGAAGGAGCACCTGGGCCGGCTGCCCGTGGACAAGGAGGGGACAAGCAACACCGTGGCGTCGGAGGACCACGTCACGGTGCGGCTGGAGGAGGAGGAGACCCGGGCCCTGCTGCAGGAGGTGCCAGGGGCCTATCAAGCGAGGAGCGACGAGGTTCTCCTGGCGGCACTGGCGGCGGCGATGGAGCGCTGGACAGGGCAAGGGCGGTTGAGAGTGGACTTGGAGGGACACGGCCGGGAAGAGCTGTTCGAGGACGTGGACCTCTCAAGAACGGTGGGTTGGTTCACGGCGCTGTACCCGGTGGTGTTGGACCTTGCCGGAGCAGAGACCCCGGAGGACAGGCTGCAAGCGGTGAGCGCCCACCTGAAGCGAGTGCCCATGAAGGGGCTGGGATATGGGCTGCTGAGATACTCGGGCCGTGACGAGGTGGTGAAGAGGTTGAAAGAGCTGCCGCCAGCCGAGGTGGTGTTCAACTACCTGGGGCAGTTCGACGCTTCGGCATCGAAGCCTCCGCTGTTCAGGCCCACGAAGGAAGAGACCGGCCCGGCGCGAAGCAGGCAGGGCCTGCGCAGCCATCTCCTGGAGGTAAACGGGCTCGTCTTCAACTGGCAACTGGAGCTGACGTGGAGCTTCAGCAAGAACCTGCACGAGCGCGCGACCATCGAGAGACTCGCACAGGACTTCATGTCCGAGCTCAGGAGCTTCATCAGGCGCCGGAAGGTGGCGACCGGGAATGGACACACCCCGGCCGGCCTCCTGCCTGCGCGCCTCGAACGAATCGCCCAGCTCACCCTTCATGACCAGCAGATGCTCGGCATGGCGTTGCTCGTCGAGCTCGAAGACGGGCGCCGCTTCCAGGTGGCGCAGGGCACCTCGAACCCGACAGGCACGCCCTACGCCCAGACGACCCGGGTCGTGGTTGGGAGCCTGACCAAGATGTTCACTGCCGTTGCCGTGCTGCAGTGCATCGAGGAGGGCAGGCTGTCGCTCGAGGACACGGTGGAGGCCTGGCTGCCCTGGTCAGTGAGAGCCAAGGCCATCACCGTCCGGGACCTCCTGGCGCACACGAGCGGCCTCCCCGACTACCTGGGCCTGCTGACCGCGCGGGACGGCGCCAACAAGCCCTGGGCTCCACGCGCCCTCGTGGAGCTGGTCGAGCACGAGCCTTCCGTCCCACGAGGGCATTACTCGAACACCAACTACGTCGTGCTGGGCCTCATCGTCGAGGCGCTCACCGGTCATACCTGGGAGGAGGAAATCTCCCGGCGCATCATCCAGCCCCTGGGGCTCAGCCATACCCTCCCGTTCACCGAGGCGCCTCCCGAAGAGCTCGCAGGCGCCTGGAGGCGGAGCACGGGGGGCTGGGAAGATATCCGCCAGGTGTGGCATCCCTCGTGCGGCTGGGCCGCGGGCGGGATGAGCTCCACCACCGAGGAGCTCGTGACGTTCGGGCGAGCGCTGTTCAGCGGCGCGTTGTTCAGGAACCCGGCCTCTCTGGCGGCGATGCGCTCGTACGGCGTGCGCGGTACCCCACGCATGGCCGGCGACGTCGAGCACGAGCTGGGTCTCTGCCTCCACCTGTTCCGCGTCTCTGGACTCACCCTGGAAGGGCATCTGGGGGTCCGTCCCGGGTATACGGCGGCCCTGCTCCATGACCCTGAGACCCGAGCCATCGTCGCAGTCACGGCCAACACCCACGGGGCCTTGACCGCATTCGCCGGAGTCAAGGCCCTCGAGGCCGTACGCCGCGCTACTTCGTAG
- a CDS encoding SDR family NAD(P)-dependent oxidoreductase, whose translation MPDSDNLQGRRVVLTGGASGIGRVTAEAFVHAGCRVVLIDRDEPALRRAVAELGSAAIGIAADVSDPVSIHDAFVDVDRAVGGVDVLIANAGISVRRSFLEISPEEWRRVITTNLDGVFFCAREAATRMVAGEGGVLLLMGSTNGLVGYPYYASYNASKAGVIELARSLAIELAPKVRVNAICPGYVMTPMQEREYTPAMLAKVNEKLPLRRHARPEEIAQLFLFLASDRARYIHGQALVIDGGELAGGLASAGVAG comes from the coding sequence ATGCCGGACAGCGACAATCTCCAGGGCCGGCGTGTGGTGCTCACGGGCGGCGCCAGTGGAATCGGAAGGGTGACGGCCGAGGCGTTCGTCCACGCGGGATGCCGGGTGGTGCTCATCGACCGCGACGAACCGGCCCTCCGGAGGGCCGTGGCCGAGCTGGGGTCCGCCGCGATTGGCATCGCCGCGGACGTGTCGGATCCAGTCTCGATTCATGACGCCTTCGTGGACGTGGACCGGGCAGTGGGCGGGGTGGACGTGTTGATCGCCAATGCCGGCATCAGCGTGCGGCGCAGCTTCCTGGAGATCTCTCCCGAGGAGTGGCGGCGGGTCATCACCACCAATCTGGATGGGGTCTTCTTCTGTGCGCGAGAGGCCGCCACGCGGATGGTGGCGGGAGAGGGAGGCGTCCTGCTCCTGATGGGCTCCACCAACGGGCTCGTGGGGTACCCCTATTATGCTTCGTACAACGCGTCGAAGGCGGGCGTCATCGAGCTGGCGCGCTCACTCGCCATCGAGCTGGCCCCGAAGGTGCGGGTGAACGCCATCTGCCCTGGCTACGTGATGACGCCCATGCAGGAGCGCGAGTACACACCCGCCATGCTGGCGAAGGTGAACGAGAAGCTCCCCCTGCGACGCCACGCACGCCCCGAGGAGATCGCCCAGCTCTTCCTCTTCCTGGCCTCGGACCGAGCCCGGTACATCCATGGCCAGGCGCTCGTCATCGATGGCGGCGAGCTGGCGGGCGGTCTCGCGAGCGCGGGTGTGGCCGGCTGA
- a CDS encoding helix-turn-helix transcriptional regulator has product MGLIKGSLLLDTKQFVNERFGPDVWRMQVAGLRAVERAAVLRPVSACWYELSVFRRLLHAVCEYSRSKSCVVMEELGRFTAEREMSGPRRWLPHLARPCFVVQNLNLCWRRMFDVGQWTSQQEQGTLALKLAGWEGDPPLCEWSTGYVRRALALLGWQVEHFAHTAGPACNETTCAFNAVVQLGSDAVRVRKLTSQAELLHMARLLAQYSRAEELARLIVELIRVQLDCADAQLWVREEEGEEMRLLCTSGEWRRGSHRSCLLLETRGLTVGRIEVRHVQAQLDEAAAHLLDDLLPFMASSLANALGSRASIPGAPRNDDEAFGQRLLSARHLWALTSRQADVLSLAVQGRTNKEIALELGCQKSTVELHMSHILRKCRADNRSMLTSSFWSLR; this is encoded by the coding sequence ATGGGTCTCATCAAAGGTTCGCTCCTGCTCGACACGAAACAATTCGTGAATGAGAGGTTTGGTCCGGACGTCTGGCGCATGCAGGTGGCAGGACTCAGGGCAGTCGAACGGGCAGCCGTGCTTCGGCCGGTATCCGCTTGCTGGTATGAGTTGAGCGTCTTCCGGCGCCTGCTCCACGCCGTGTGCGAGTACAGCAGAAGCAAGAGTTGCGTCGTCATGGAAGAGCTCGGCCGCTTCACGGCGGAGCGGGAGATGTCCGGCCCCCGGCGGTGGTTGCCTCACCTGGCACGGCCCTGCTTCGTGGTGCAGAACCTGAACCTCTGCTGGCGCCGGATGTTCGACGTGGGGCAGTGGACGTCCCAGCAGGAACAGGGGACGCTGGCGTTGAAGCTCGCGGGATGGGAGGGAGATCCGCCTCTCTGTGAGTGGAGCACAGGGTACGTTCGCCGTGCGCTCGCTCTTCTTGGCTGGCAGGTGGAGCACTTCGCGCACACGGCCGGGCCGGCCTGTAACGAGACGACCTGCGCCTTCAACGCCGTCGTGCAATTAGGGTCCGATGCCGTCCGCGTGCGCAAGCTCACCTCCCAGGCCGAGCTCCTCCACATGGCGCGCCTGCTCGCTCAATACTCCCGGGCGGAGGAGCTGGCACGCCTCATCGTGGAGCTGATCCGCGTCCAGTTGGACTGCGCTGACGCTCAGCTCTGGGTGAGGGAGGAGGAAGGGGAAGAGATGCGGCTGCTCTGCACCTCCGGCGAGTGGAGACGGGGGAGCCATCGGAGCTGCCTGCTGCTCGAAACGCGAGGGCTCACGGTGGGGCGCATCGAGGTGCGTCATGTACAGGCGCAGCTCGATGAGGCGGCGGCCCATCTGCTCGATGATTTGTTGCCCTTCATGGCGAGCAGCCTGGCGAATGCACTCGGCTCACGGGCCTCGATACCGGGCGCACCGCGGAACGACGACGAGGCCTTCGGCCAACGGCTGCTGTCCGCCAGGCACTTGTGGGCACTCACCTCGCGTCAAGCCGACGTTCTGTCGCTGGCCGTCCAGGGTAGAACGAACAAGGAGATTGCCCTGGAGCTCGGCTGCCAGAAGAGCACCGTCGAGCTGCATATGTCACACATACTCCGAAAGTGTAGGGCGGACAATCGAAGCATGCTCACGTCCAGCTTCTGGTCGCTGCGCTGA
- a CDS encoding iron-containing redox enzyme family protein: protein MIHDEKTNIGLLPSTASGGREFIQQLKQEVGEHRAIHHPYLQALASGRLPDPVGALRDYAHQYFAYSTNFQRYLTATISQLDDPEHRRVLLANLLEEAHGVSPDEAELMRSHGIELEWVENVPHPVLYRRYLEALNMDEAWLRDHPFCDEAVQWSQLFLLCCGSQGASTSVGAMGIGTELIVRRVYTPILEAIQTYMDVSPRDRVFFDLHQKIDDDHGEVLLRIAEELAEEPEQRPLLRTGALMALNLRAAFYDSMLWRAQAMPRVSRPRSDKSPGGRATGGSSSFVDTTRNQDSLEPRPVEVEPGELIHRQVGRGGAAEEFSRSRGHPVYEVSLPSRSMSFSIGELAPCQATSNHRHAYETLIYVLQGSGWSVIEGRRVEWRTGDALYVPPWNWHQHFAGDEKSVYLSGTNLPLLNQLGQTVVRQEQPQGNH from the coding sequence ATGATTCACGACGAAAAGACAAACATCGGACTCCTGCCCTCCACGGCTTCAGGTGGCCGGGAGTTCATCCAGCAGCTCAAGCAGGAGGTGGGAGAACACCGGGCCATCCATCACCCGTACCTGCAGGCGCTCGCGAGCGGCCGGCTCCCCGACCCCGTAGGCGCGCTGCGGGACTACGCGCACCAGTACTTCGCCTACAGCACGAACTTCCAACGGTACTTGACGGCCACCATCTCGCAGCTGGACGACCCGGAGCATCGGCGCGTGCTGCTGGCCAACCTCCTGGAGGAGGCCCACGGGGTGAGTCCCGACGAGGCTGAGTTGATGCGCAGCCACGGCATCGAGTTGGAGTGGGTCGAGAACGTCCCCCACCCGGTGCTCTACCGGCGTTACCTCGAAGCGCTGAACATGGACGAGGCGTGGCTGCGCGACCACCCTTTCTGCGACGAGGCCGTTCAGTGGAGCCAGCTCTTCCTCCTGTGCTGCGGTTCTCAGGGGGCCTCCACCTCGGTGGGCGCCATGGGGATTGGCACCGAGCTGATTGTCCGCCGGGTGTACACGCCGATTCTCGAGGCCATCCAGACGTACATGGACGTCTCACCGCGGGACCGCGTGTTCTTCGATCTGCACCAGAAGATCGACGACGACCACGGCGAGGTGCTGCTGCGCATCGCGGAGGAGCTGGCGGAAGAGCCCGAGCAACGGCCACTGCTGCGCACCGGCGCGCTGATGGCGCTCAATCTCCGCGCGGCCTTCTACGACAGCATGTTGTGGCGTGCGCAGGCGATGCCACGGGTTTCCCGCCCCCGGTCCGACAAGTCCCCTGGAGGTAGAGCCACCGGTGGTTCATCGAGCTTCGTGGACACCACCCGCAACCAGGACTCGCTGGAGCCTCGCCCCGTGGAAGTCGAGCCCGGTGAGCTCATCCACCGGCAGGTGGGGCGCGGCGGCGCGGCGGAGGAGTTCAGTCGCTCACGAGGACACCCGGTGTACGAGGTGTCGTTGCCCTCCCGCTCGATGAGCTTCAGCATCGGGGAGCTGGCGCCTTGCCAGGCAACCTCAAACCACCGCCATGCCTATGAAACACTCATCTACGTCCTGCAAGGCTCCGGCTGGTCCGTCATCGAGGGACGACGCGTGGAGTGGCGCACGGGGGATGCGCTCTACGTCCCACCCTGGAACTGGCATCAGCACTTCGCTGGCGACGAGAAGTCCGTCTATCTCTCCGGCACCAACCTGCCCTTGCTGAACCAACTGGGGCAGACGGTGGTGCGACAAGAGCAGCCCCAGGGCAATCATTGA